From the Jilunia laotingensis genome, the window ATGATTAGTACATTTGGCAGGCAACGCATATGGTTCACAAAATCATTTGTTGCACTGTAAGAATGCCGGTTGGTAAGTACAGCTACTTTTTTTTGCCAGCGTATGTTTGGAGAGGGTTCCAGATAAATCGCATATGGCTCTGAAAAGTCATTATGGCCGGGGCCTGTTTTATGTTGAATGTATCCTGTCAGTACTTTTTCATTGGTAAATCTGGATGCTATTTTAGCCGAATTTGTAGCAGTGCCCCCAGTGTTCTGTCGGACATCGATGATCAGTCCGTCACAACCGGAAAAATAGGTGAGTATTTCGTCCAGTTCCAAGTTGGTGACGGTGCTTGAAAACTTTTCATAATAAATGTAGCCGATGTTGTCATCCAGTATTTTGTATTTAAATCCTGCTTTTTCCAAATAATCGTTGCCAAGGTAGTGCCTGTTGGTTAATAAAGATTGGGTAAAGTTCAAGGGATATTCCGTCCAATAATCAAAGTTGGATTGATTACTTTCCGAAGTAAGGTTTACATGTCCGTCCCTAAGTTCATATAACATATTATTAAGGACATAAAATAGATCTTCATCATCCATCTCGCGAGAAATGTATTTGCGATAGTCTGCTCCGATTCTTTCCCAATCTATTCCCTTATATTCTAGAAAACAATATTTTTCATCAATCAGCTTCCATAGTTGATTGAAGTTGCCTTCCGGATCGTCAGTAAACTTTTCCTCTCTGATACATCCGTTAAATCCTATCAGAATACTCAAAAGTATACCCCACAGGGTCGCCCTGTATATGATAAACTTCTTTCTTATGCCTTTTTCTTTCATAATTCTTCCTTCTCTCTTCTTTTCAGTATGCTCTGATTGCCGCTGGTAGTGGCGTTCCCTGCTTATTGAAAATTCTGTAAAGGTCTTTAACGAATCCTACCATAAATACGTGAGAATAGGTATGTGTCTTAATTCCATTCACATCAGACTGTTGCAAATCTGCTACATAACTTATTCGCATCTTTGTATAACGGATTGGGAAATCGATGGATAACCATTGTCTTACCGAAGGCTGATTGTGGAGTGATGTAAAGCGGACAACTCCGCTTGAATTTCCCAAAGTGAATATTTCGTAATAGGACTGCCCATAGTGCGGAGAAAACATGATGCCCAGTACTGGTAGATTGACCTGATAACGTAAAGTTAGCGGGTATTTATTGATTTTCGTATGCCAGATAGCCATGCCCGAAGCATCCAGATTGATAAATGCCCGGGCAGAAGCAGGATTATTCGTATTGCGGAGGTTGTATACAAAGCCACCGTTTATATCTGCCAAGGCTCCGGCAAGTAACTTAAAGTTTTCCGTGATGCGAAACTGATAATGTAAACCATAATTCCAATTTACCAATCCTGCGAAAGTATTGTTGTTGTCGGCTCTATTATGTGTGTATCCGATGTTTGCCTGGAAAAGATTTTGTACAGACACGTTACCGTCAAAGAACTTTGTCATTCGCATGCTCTCATGGGAAATCCGAAAATCGATACCTTTGTATTCCTGTGGAGATAAATAGGTATCGAACAAATTCGTATATCCGATTCCATACATCGTGGTCCGAGTTATGTAACGGTTAGCTTGCAGCGAATCCGATTGGGCTGTTACTTGGTTGCAGATGTACATCAGACAATATGCGAACCATCCTATTTTTAGTACTACTCTTCTTTTCATCGGCATGATGGCATATTGTCGTATGTACTCGTTTGATTTTTAGAATAACTTCATCTGTCCGGTGAGTTCGTCTAAAATATCTCCTTCACTTTTTCCATGATCCGGATCAAGAATTTCTGACTCTTCTTCCCTTTCTTCTTCCTCTTTAGTTTCGGCAGGTTCCGGGAAGCGGGTCGGCTCCAGTTCGTTGACCGTCTCTATAGTATACGTTGTGATGCGTTTCCCCTTGGCTTTATAACCTTTGACGGCAATAAACTCTTCAGCATCTATTATCATTGTTTCACGGAAACTGTCATGACCACCGAAGATAATTTCAAACCTAGGATAATATTCGTCTGTAAGCAGGATCAGCCGGGTTGCTTTATTGTCCCCTAGGTAATTCTGTTTGCGAGACGTGTTTTCAAAACAGAAACGTTTCAAGTAAGGGTAATTTTGCTGGTCTGCATCGTACAGCACAGCTGTCCATACCTTATTCGGATCGAACTTCTCGACGATGCTTACATTGCTTTCATAATGGTTGCTCACATCGAAGCTTGTGGTGTAGAATTCGCCCGTATTAAGTACAACCAGAATAGTGTCGTCGCTTTGGAACTCTCCCAAATATTCACCACGACCGTCATAATTGAGTCGTAATACATCCCTGTCAAACCAGACCTTTCGTCCTCCCAATGTAGATCCGCCTCTCTGCTTAAGGGCGATTTTGTGTACAGGCAGCCGGGTGAGGATCACTCCTTGTGCCTGCCGTCCTTTGATGCTGATTTCACTGAAATCGCGTTCAAAGATGATGCGTCTTACACGTGGATTAGGTTTCAGCGTTACTTTGATGATTTCAGCTTCACCGTTCGGATTGGCACTAAAATAGCTGATTCTGGATTCGAGTGTACCCAGTGTTACATCATATTCGCGATCGCGGACAATGGAAGTAACTGCAAAACGTTTAATATAGGTCGTACCCTCTAATCCGTCCCGATAAGTTACATTATAAATCGTTCGTTTATCATTCTTCTTGAAAACGTTGACATACAATACGTTTTTGCCGATAAACTTTTTCTCGGCAACAGGAGTGATTATGTATTTCCCATCTCGATAGAAGATGATTACATCGTCCAAATCCGAGCAACAAGCTACAAACTCGTCTTTCTTTAAGGAAGTCCCGATGAATCCTTCCTCCCGGTTGATGTAAAGCTTTTCGTTGGCTTCTACAACTTTAGTTACTTCGATGGTGTCGAAATTACGTAACTCGGTGCGTCTCGGGAAGTTCTTTCCGTATTTTTCTTTCAGCATCCGGTACCATTCGATGGTATAATCCACAATATTAGCCAGATGATTATCTATTTCGGTTACTTCACCTTTGGTTTTAGCTATAAATTCATCTGCTTTATCTGAGTTGAATCGAAGGATACGTCCCATTTTGATTTCCATCAGTTTAAGGATATCCTCTTTGGTCACTTCTCTTATAAATTGTGGATAGAAAGGTGTCAGGCGGTCGTCAATATATTCGCAGGCTGCATCCATATCTTTGGACTCTTCAAATTCGATATCCTTATAGATGCGTTCTTCAATAAATATCTTTTCGAGTGAAGCGAAATGCAGGTTTTCCAGCAATTCGCTTTTACGTATCTGAAGTTCCTGACGTAATAAATGCAAGGTGTTGTCTGCTGATTTCTTTAACACATCGCTGATGGTTAAGAAATGTGGTTTGCGGTCGTCAATCACGCAACAATTGGGAGATATGCTCACTTCGCAATCTGTGAAAGCATAGAGCGCATCGATCGTTTTGTCCGATGAAGTTCCTGGCGCCAGATGGATTAGAATCTCAACATTGGCAGAGGTGTTATCATCTACTTTGCGTACCTTGATCTTTCCTTTGTCAACTGCTTTTAATATCGAATCGATTACCGATGAGGTTGTTTTGCCATAAGGTATTTCGGTGATAGCCAGAGTCTTGTTATCTATCTTATTGATTTTAGATCGTATCTTTACCGATCCGCCACGTTCTCCGTCATTATATTTGGATACATCGATGGATCCTCCGGTAGGAAAGTCCGGATAAAGTTTGAAAGATTCTCCTTGAAGATATTGTACGGAAGCATCACACAATTCATTGAAGTTATGCGGCAGTATTTTGGAAGAAAGTCCTACGGCGATACCTTCCACTCCTTGTGCAAGCAATAGAGGGAATTTTACTGGCAAGGTGACCGGCTCTTTGTTTCGCCCGTCGTAAGAGAGTTTCCATTCCGTCGTTTTCGGATTGAAGACAACATCCAGAGCAAATTTGGAAAGACGTGCTTCGATGTAACGTGGGGCGGCTGCACCATCTCCGGTAAGAATATTACCCCAGTTGCCTTGACAGTCAATTAATAAGTCTTTCTGCCCCAATTGTACCAATGCATCCCCGATCGATTGGTCACCGTGCGGGTGGAATTGCATGGTATGTCCCACGATGTTGGCCACCTTGTTGTAACGTCCGTCATCCAATCTCCTCATAGAGTGAAGGATGCGGCGTTGTACAGGTTTCAAACCATCGTTTATATGGGGTACGGCACGTTCCAGAATCACGTACGAAGCATAATCCAGAAACCAGTTCTGGTACATACCTGTGAGTTGATGTTTTACGCTTTCGTTATGTGAGTCTGCCGGTTTATAGTCAGAATGTCCTTCGTTCCCTTCCGGGAGTTCTTTATCCAAATCGTCTTTTGGTGCTTCAAAATCTTCACTCATATTTGTTCGGGAATTGTCTGTTCAAGATTGACCGATTTTCTCAGTTGCAGGCAAAAATACGAATTTTCTCGGGAAAAAGATGCAAATGATTCTAAAAAACAAGTGCTATCATGAATTCGACCGGCAGTTTAATCTGTAAAGGGTATAGGCTCAATTAAAGAAATTTATGTATTCTGTGTAACGTAAAAAGCGTAAAGTAAAAAAGATAGGGTCTTGACTTCTATCCGGAAGTGGTAAATAAGATAAATTAATATCCCCATTACTCTACTTAATAAGATAAATGGCTATCTTTGTGGCACTTTTTAGCTAAATAATGATTTCAATTTAATTAAGATACAACAAAAAATGGCACAAGAAGACGTTTTTAAGAAACTCGTATCGCATTGCAAAGAATATGGTTTTGTGTTTCCTTCAAGTGATATCTATGACGGATTAGGAGCTGTATACGATTACGGGCAGATGGGTGTTGAACTCAAAAATAATATTAAGAAATACTGGTGGGACAGCATGGTGTTGCTGCACGAGAATATTGTCGGTATCGATTCTGCTATCTTTATGCATCCTACTATTTGGAAGGCTTCTGGTCATGTCGATGCTTTCAACGACCCGTTGATTGACAATAAAGATTCTAAAAAACGCTACCGTGCAGATGTGTTGATCGAAGATCAGCTTGCTAAATACGACGATAAAATAAATAAAGAAGTAGCCAAGGCTGCCAAGCGGTTCGGTGATGCTTTTGATGAGGCGCAATTCCGTAGTACTAACGGTCGTGTTTTGGAGCATAAGGCTAAAAGAGATGCCCTTCACGAACGTTTTGCAAAAGCTTTGAATGACAATAATCTTGAGGAACTTCGCCAGATAATTGTTGATGAAGAAATCGTGTGTCCTATTTCCGGCACCAAGAATTGGACGGAAGTACGTCAGTTCAACTTGATGTTCTCTACTGAAATGGGTTCTACTGCCGATGGCTCTATGAAGATTTACCTTCGTCCGGAGACGGCTCAGGGTATCTTTGTAAACTATCTTAATGTTCAGAAAACTGGTCGTATGAAAGTTCCTTTCGGAATTGCACAGATCGGTAAAGCTTTCCGTAATGAGATTGTTGCTCGTCAGTTCATCTTCCGTATGCGTGAGTTTGAACAGATGGAAATGCAGTTCTTCGTTAAACCGGGCACTGAACTCGAATGGTTCAAGCTGTGGAAAGAAACCCGTTTGAAATGGCACAAAGCGCTTGGTTTTGGAGATGACCATTACCGTTATCACGATCATGATAAATTGGCTCATTATGCCAATGCTGCTACCGATATTGAATTCTTGATGCCATTTGGTTTTAAAGAAGTGGAAGGAATTCATTCGCGTACAAACTTCGACCTTAGCCAACATGAGAAATTCTCAGGCAAAAGTATCAAGTACTTCGATCCGGAATTGAACGAATCCTATACTCCGTATGTTATTGAAACCTCTATTGGCGTAGACCGTATGTTTCTTAGCATCATGAGTGCAGCATATTGTGAAGAGCAGTTGGAGAATGGCGAAAGCCGGGTTATTCTGAAACTACCGGCAGCACTTGCTCCTGTGAAATTGGCTGTAATGCCATTGGTTAAGAAAGATGGACTACCCGAAAAGGCTCGTGAGATAATTGATGATCTTAAATTCCACTTCCATTGCCAGTATGATGAAAAAGACAGCATCGGCAAGCGTTATCGCCGTCAGGATGCTATTGGTACTCCTTATTGTGTGACTGTCGATCACCAGACGCTGGAAGATAATTGTGTGACATTGCGTAACCGCGATACCATGCAGCAGGAGCGTGTGGCTATCTCTGAACTGAATAATATTATTGCTGACAGAGTAAGTATAACTTCGCTTTTGAAAACTTTACAATAAAACCTTGACGAATGAATAAAAAAATCTATTTATTACCCATCTTATTGTTCGTGTTAGCACTGACTTCTTGTGAAGAAACGAAGGAAGTGAGTAAGTACGATAACTGGCAGTCGCGAAATGATGCGTTTATAGACTCTTTGAGAAGTGTATATGATCAAGGGACAGTAGACAAAGATGGACGAAAACTGGAACGCTTTGCTCTTCTTACCGCTCCTGATAATTATATTTATTATAAGGTTTTGGATCCGGTAACAGGGACTCCCACTGAAAATAATCCTTATGAATATATCGAAGGATATGAGAAGTCTGATATTCGTCCATTGTATACGGATACTGTGAATGTATATTACAGAGGAACGCTCATTAATGGTGAATACTTTGATGGTTTCAAAGGACCTAATCCTACGGTTTTTGATCGCCCGATCCGTGTTGGGGTTAGTGGACTTCTTGGAGGATCGACAGGAGTTGTGGTCGGTTGGACTGAAGTATTGCAACGGATGACAGTGGGGGCCCGATGGAAAGTATTTATTCCTTGGGAATATGCTTATGGTTCCAGTAGTCAGACCGGATCTGGTGATGGCGTGGATATTCCTGCTTATTCTGCATTGATTTTCGATATGCAATTGTATAATATAGATAACGCGAGTTCAAATAGCTTGGAAGTGGAAGAAGAATAGATTTATTATTTATACGATTTTACAGCCTGTCCCTTTTTTCCATAAAAGGAACAGGCTGTATTTTAATATGGCAGTTATGTAAAGGATGACGTTATGGTCAATCAAAAGGTGCCTGCCAATTCTCGTCTTGATAGGCATCAAAGCACATTTTAATTTGTTTCTTATTATTCTTTTCTTCTGCCAATGGCGGAATCTCATCCAAAGAGAAATATCTGCTTTCTATGGTTTCTATATTGGGCTGGAAACTTCCGCCTTCTATTTCACAAAGCACAAACACTTTGCAGACATTATAAGCATAAGCTGGTTGATTGTGGAGATTCCTGTCTTGCAAGGCAATGATTCGTATGGCTTTTACATCCAGTCCTGCTTCTTCCTTCACTTCCTTTTCCGTGTTTGTCTTGATAGTCTGGTTCACATCAACCCAGCCACCGGGTAAAGACCAGAACCCCGATTTCTCTTTAACTAACAATATCTTTCCTCCTTTGAAGATTGCTGCTCGTGTGTCCAGCTTAGGAGTCTGAAACCCCGTTTCATTACAGAATAAAGTTTTTACTTTATCCAATGGTA encodes:
- a CDS encoding glycine--tRNA ligase encodes the protein MAQEDVFKKLVSHCKEYGFVFPSSDIYDGLGAVYDYGQMGVELKNNIKKYWWDSMVLLHENIVGIDSAIFMHPTIWKASGHVDAFNDPLIDNKDSKKRYRADVLIEDQLAKYDDKINKEVAKAAKRFGDAFDEAQFRSTNGRVLEHKAKRDALHERFAKALNDNNLEELRQIIVDEEIVCPISGTKNWTEVRQFNLMFSTEMGSTADGSMKIYLRPETAQGIFVNYLNVQKTGRMKVPFGIAQIGKAFRNEIVARQFIFRMREFEQMEMQFFVKPGTELEWFKLWKETRLKWHKALGFGDDHYRYHDHDKLAHYANAATDIEFLMPFGFKEVEGIHSRTNFDLSQHEKFSGKSIKYFDPELNESYTPYVIETSIGVDRMFLSIMSAAYCEEQLENGESRVILKLPAALAPVKLAVMPLVKKDGLPEKAREIIDDLKFHFHCQYDEKDSIGKRYRRQDAIGTPYCVTVDHQTLEDNCVTLRNRDTMQQERVAISELNNIIADRVSITSLLKTLQ
- a CDS encoding DUF3316 domain-containing protein, producing MKRRVVLKIGWFAYCLMYICNQVTAQSDSLQANRYITRTTMYGIGYTNLFDTYLSPQEYKGIDFRISHESMRMTKFFDGNVSVQNLFQANIGYTHNRADNNNTFAGLVNWNYGLHYQFRITENFKLLAGALADINGGFVYNLRNTNNPASARAFINLDASGMAIWHTKINKYPLTLRYQVNLPVLGIMFSPHYGQSYYEIFTLGNSSGVVRFTSLHNQPSVRQWLSIDFPIRYTKMRISYVADLQQSDVNGIKTHTYSHVFMVGFVKDLYRIFNKQGTPLPAAIRAY
- a CDS encoding S41 family peptidase is translated as MKEKGIRKKFIIYRATLWGILLSILIGFNGCIREEKFTDDPEGNFNQLWKLIDEKYCFLEYKGIDWERIGADYRKYISREMDDEDLFYVLNNMLYELRDGHVNLTSESNQSNFDYWTEYPLNFTQSLLTNRHYLGNDYLEKAGFKYKILDDNIGYIYYEKFSSTVTNLELDEILTYFSGCDGLIIDVRQNTGGTATNSAKIASRFTNEKVLTGYIQHKTGPGHNDFSEPYAIYLEPSPNIRWQKKVAVLTNRHSYSATNDFVNHMRCLPNVLIIGDTTGGGSGMPFSSELPNGWTVRFSASPHFDRDMNHIEWGIDPDIKVDISQWDESNGLDSIIEKARKLLK
- a CDS encoding NUDIX hydrolase N-terminal domain-containing protein; this encodes MNNANQLIWLDWAKELQFIGQAGVTYSKDPFDLERFERIREIAAEIISRQSGLPLDKVKTLFCNETGFQTPKLDTRAAIFKGGKILLVKEKSGFWSLPGGWVDVNQTIKTNTEKEVKEEAGLDVKAIRIIALQDRNLHNQPAYAYNVCKVFVLCEIEGGSFQPNIETIESRYFSLDEIPPLAEEKNNKKQIKMCFDAYQDENWQAPFD
- a CDS encoding DNA gyrase/topoisomerase IV subunit A, whose translation is MSEDFEAPKDDLDKELPEGNEGHSDYKPADSHNESVKHQLTGMYQNWFLDYASYVILERAVPHINDGLKPVQRRILHSMRRLDDGRYNKVANIVGHTMQFHPHGDQSIGDALVQLGQKDLLIDCQGNWGNILTGDGAAAPRYIEARLSKFALDVVFNPKTTEWKLSYDGRNKEPVTLPVKFPLLLAQGVEGIAVGLSSKILPHNFNELCDASVQYLQGESFKLYPDFPTGGSIDVSKYNDGERGGSVKIRSKINKIDNKTLAITEIPYGKTTSSVIDSILKAVDKGKIKVRKVDDNTSANVEILIHLAPGTSSDKTIDALYAFTDCEVSISPNCCVIDDRKPHFLTISDVLKKSADNTLHLLRQELQIRKSELLENLHFASLEKIFIEERIYKDIEFEESKDMDAACEYIDDRLTPFYPQFIREVTKEDILKLMEIKMGRILRFNSDKADEFIAKTKGEVTEIDNHLANIVDYTIEWYRMLKEKYGKNFPRRTELRNFDTIEVTKVVEANEKLYINREEGFIGTSLKKDEFVACCSDLDDVIIFYRDGKYIITPVAEKKFIGKNVLYVNVFKKNDKRTIYNVTYRDGLEGTTYIKRFAVTSIVRDREYDVTLGTLESRISYFSANPNGEAEIIKVTLKPNPRVRRIIFERDFSEISIKGRQAQGVILTRLPVHKIALKQRGGSTLGGRKVWFDRDVLRLNYDGRGEYLGEFQSDDTILVVLNTGEFYTTSFDVSNHYESNVSIVEKFDPNKVWTAVLYDADQQNYPYLKRFCFENTSRKQNYLGDNKATRLILLTDEYYPRFEIIFGGHDSFRETMIIDAEEFIAVKGYKAKGKRITTYTIETVNELEPTRFPEPAETKEEEEREEESEILDPDHGKSEGDILDELTGQMKLF
- a CDS encoding FKBP-type peptidyl-prolyl cis-trans isomerase — encoded protein: MNKKIYLLPILLFVLALTSCEETKEVSKYDNWQSRNDAFIDSLRSVYDQGTVDKDGRKLERFALLTAPDNYIYYKVLDPVTGTPTENNPYEYIEGYEKSDIRPLYTDTVNVYYRGTLINGEYFDGFKGPNPTVFDRPIRVGVSGLLGGSTGVVVGWTEVLQRMTVGARWKVFIPWEYAYGSSSQTGSGDGVDIPAYSALIFDMQLYNIDNASSNSLEVEEE